The following are from one region of the Melaminivora suipulveris genome:
- a CDS encoding acyltransferase family protein produces the protein MFALTLPKFTGHFPGIAGLLPTLGAALIILLNANNRLTQLLANKTLVWVGALSYSLYLWHWPILAFMRYYTGAEILNWQYSLAFIMLTLALATASFYWIETPLRLKRSNKQLLGYASLTLLLLATAVGMKKINAHYTPEPLPVEYTRYADPKTICHGKIIGDCLKGDLNSDKEVLVLGDSHAAMLNHFFDYLGKELGFKARIITASSCVTIPEFNYQRIAEWAHKPCLSQIEEAKKYLDKADTIFLAASWDNNLKHKAFETAFDKLIQNNPSTNFKVISQEPRLSRSPLRARRFDYLGFNYTVEVNPSYKSANEILEYKVKQYSNLSLLNLTSLKIFETPPFYDGAMVYYDEHHINEVSSITYAKQALTFFKMLDI, from the coding sequence ATTTTTGCATTAACACTACCCAAATTCACAGGGCATTTCCCAGGCATAGCGGGCTTACTACCCACACTTGGCGCAGCCCTTATTATTTTACTCAACGCCAATAACCGCCTAACACAATTACTAGCAAACAAAACCTTAGTCTGGGTAGGTGCATTATCCTACTCGCTCTACCTATGGCACTGGCCCATACTCGCCTTTATGCGCTACTACACAGGCGCAGAAATACTCAACTGGCAATACAGCCTAGCGTTTATAATGCTAACCCTAGCCTTAGCAACCGCCAGCTTTTACTGGATAGAAACACCACTAAGACTAAAACGCAGCAACAAACAACTATTAGGCTACGCCAGCCTAACCCTGCTGCTGCTAGCCACAGCAGTAGGCATGAAAAAGATTAACGCCCACTACACACCCGAACCCTTACCAGTGGAATACACCCGTTATGCAGACCCCAAAACAATTTGCCACGGCAAAATAATAGGCGATTGCCTAAAAGGAGATTTAAACAGCGATAAAGAAGTGCTCGTTCTAGGCGACTCTCACGCCGCCATGCTCAACCACTTCTTTGACTATCTAGGAAAAGAACTCGGCTTTAAAGCACGAATAATTACCGCCAGCAGCTGCGTAACTATTCCAGAGTTTAACTACCAGCGCATAGCGGAATGGGCACACAAACCCTGCTTAAGCCAAATAGAAGAAGCTAAGAAATATCTAGATAAAGCAGATACGATTTTTTTAGCGGCAAGTTGGGATAACAACTTAAAACACAAGGCTTTTGAAACGGCATTTGATAAATTAATTCAAAACAATCCAAGTACAAATTTTAAAGTTATTTCGCAAGAGCCACGCTTGTCAAGAAGTCCATTGAGAGCACGAAGATTTGATTATTTAGGTTTTAATTATACTGTTGAAGTAAATCCGAGCTATAAAAGTGCAAATGAAATTCTTGAATATAAAGTTAAACAATATTCAAATTTATCACTGCTAAACTTAACGAGTCTAAAAATATTTGAAACGCCCCCTTTTTATGACGGCGCAATGGTGTATTACGATGAACACCACATAAATGAGGTGTCTTCTATAACGTATGCTAAGCAGGCTTTAACTTTTTTTAAGATGCTAGATATTTAA
- a CDS encoding acyltransferase family protein, producing MTFRPDIQGLRAIAVLAVIIFHLNPAWLPGGFIGVDIFLVISGFLISSILLHKKSKPEYKLLPTLSYFYSSRIKRIAPAYYTTLIVISVIAAVLFLPADFSIYRDGLKKAAYFNSNNYFANFGDYFAPANHEQPLLHTWSLALEIQFYLIAPFIFLLLPKRLLSWILPLSIISLTAYAEYQLRIAGNQQATYYSLVARLPAFFLGAWVALLIGKNNQLEGGVVKNYG from the coding sequence ATGACCTTCCGCCCAGACATTCAAGGCCTTCGCGCCATTGCTGTACTAGCAGTAATAATCTTCCACCTCAACCCGGCTTGGTTGCCGGGTGGCTTTATAGGTGTAGATATTTTCCTGGTTATTTCAGGCTTTTTAATCAGCAGCATTTTACTACATAAAAAAAGCAAACCTGAATACAAGCTGCTTCCAACCCTCAGCTACTTTTACAGCAGTCGCATCAAGCGAATTGCACCAGCCTATTACACCACGCTGATAGTCATTAGCGTCATTGCTGCTGTACTGTTTTTACCAGCAGATTTCTCCATTTACAGAGACGGCCTAAAAAAAGCCGCCTACTTTAACAGCAACAACTACTTTGCAAATTTTGGTGACTACTTCGCCCCAGCCAACCACGAACAACCCTTGCTGCATACTTGGTCACTGGCGTTAGAAATACAGTTTTACCTTATTGCCCCGTTTATATTTTTACTGCTACCCAAGCGCTTACTTAGCTGGATATTACCCCTAAGCATTATCAGCTTAACCGCCTATGCAGAATACCAACTGCGGATTGCAGGCAACCAACAGGCAACCTATTACAGCCTTGTAGCTCGGTTACCGGCTTTCTTTTTAGGAGCATGGGTTGCCTTACTAATAGGCAAAAATAATCAACTTGAGGGGGGGGTAGTCAAAAACTATGGCTAA